TTAAAAAGGCCTTTTGTAGCTTAAAAAAATACAAAATAAAAGCAATTGAAAAAGCCTATTCTTTCTACTGCCATTACTTCTCAGAAAAAAATTATATATTTCCTGAAATATATCCAATTCATTTGGATATTAGACATCTTCATTGATTTTTTTCAACGATAATCAAAGAGGGACTTTGCTTTTTCTTAATTATAAAAAAATTAATTGCCTAATTAATTATTACAGCTTTAACAACTTTTACAAAATCAGCAAAATACAGGCAATAATAATAAACTCCACTCTGCAAATTTTCAGCCATCCATTGCACTTCATACTTTCCAAATGTAATGTTTTCACTTAAAAGTGTAGTAATTTCCTTTCCATATAAGTTATATACTTTTAGTTCAGCGAATCCTGTTGAGGGGGATACAAATGAAATTCGTGTAGAAATTTTAAAAGGATTGGGGAAATTTTTAAGTTCAATTTCAGGTTTTAGTTGTTTCGTATTAATGTCTTCCGTGTTTTTATTAATTGAATAATAATCAATTAAAGAATCTGCTCTATTTATAAACATAAAAACTATGCTGTCATTATTTGCCACTACTTTCATTGCTCCATAATCCTGATTATATTGCACAAGGCTTTCTGGAATAATGTCAACAAATGCTCTTTTACCGTGTCCTCCCAATCCATTCACCATGTATGTTAAACCATTAACAAAAATGCGTTCATAATTATGAGAATGCCCTGTAAGTACTGCAGTTGCTCCCCATTCAACAAAGGGCCACTGCAATCGAGGCTGGCTACGGTGATATTCCTCGGAAGTATATGGAGACTCGTGAAAATAAACAATTTTCCAGGGAGAAATTGAAGATTCCAAAGCATTTTTTAGCCATTGACCTTGAACAGAAGCACTTGAATCACCATCAATTTCAGTTGTATCGCTATTAAGAGCAAAAAAATGAACATCACCCCAAACAAAATCATAATAACGTTCATTACCGGGCAGAGTAAAATAATCAAAATAAGGCTTTCCATCTGCTGTTCTAACATCATGATTCCCTAATGTAGGAAAAAACCTGTTTATAGTACCTCCTAGACCATAAGTGCCTTTATAGGGATAAATATATTCATGAAAATACTTTCCTATATTTTTATCAATTGTTAATGAATCCCCTCCCTGGTAATTATTATCGCCAACAGTAATAATTAAATCTGGGTTCCAGCTTTTCATTAAATTGGAGACATCCAGTTGTGGTATTTTATCAACACCGTAATCGCCTATTACCCCAAAGGTTTGCCCTAAAATGTTTTGTGATAAGAAAAAAACAGCAACTAGATACATTGATATTGTTTTCTTCATATGTAAATAATTTATTCGTTTTTTATTTTTCCTCTAAGGAACTCATGAATGCTAAATGCATTTGTCTTTTTAATTGTTATCACAAATTTATCGGAAGCAATGTTATATTCATTTGTGTTTGTGAACGGTTCGTGCATGGCTATTTCATATGTATATAATTTGTTTTTTTAGTTGTCATATGGAATACGCCAGGTTATCTTCATTAGTGTTTGTGAACGGTTCGTGCATGGCTATTTCATATATATTTAATTTATTCGTTTGTAATATGGTATAGCCATGTTGTATTCATTTGTGTTTGCGGGGTGGTAGGTGCATGGCTAAATTATCTCACAGGTTATAGTTTATAAAAATTTAGCTGAAAAATTGTTTGAAATTGTCTATGTTACTTGTTAATATTTTTGCATTTTTATTTTAAATAATCTTGCCATTATTCAATGGCCTACTTTATTGGATTTTCATTTGCTTCTTGGTGATAAAAATGAAATAATTTCCACTAAATGAGCATTAAATTCCCCCCTAATGGATCAACTAATCAGATGTTTCTTAAATAAAAAAAACATCAAAAACAGTACACTTGTAGCCCAATCCATCTCTCAGTTTCACAGTTAGATATTGTCAAAAGCAATAAGTTTATTGTGAAAAAAAGCAATTAATTACATGGCATACATAATGCAATGTATACTATTTTTAATAGGCTTTTTTTCTTATTTACTCCTATGCAAGCAGACCTTAATAAAGTAAAAAAAATTTTGTTCAAATTGTTATCCCGTCAAATTTCAAATACAGGGATTAATTGGTTAAATACGGTCATTTACGATCTTGAAACCAATTACACTGAATCCTCTTTTATGCAATGGTATAGCTTAGTTCCCAGGTTCACTGGTACTGAAAAATTATTTGTTTCTGAAAAAGACACACTAGATGCAAATAAAATCAGAAAAGGATGGCATATTACTAATCTAACAATTGATCAAACCACACGTATTCTTTTAGTATTAAATGCTTTTCAGGGTAACATTTCAGAATATAATAAAACTTTAAATAAAATATTAAGTTCCGGGGATTTAAAAGAAATCGATGCATTGTTTTCTGCACTCCCACTACTGCCTTTTCCAAAAGAACAATGTGAACTGGCATTGGCAGGAAAAAGAACAAACATAAGTTCCTTGTTTGATCGAATAGCACTTAACAATCCTTTCCCTTCCGAATACTTAGACGATGACAACTGGAACCAGATGATTCTTAAGGCAGTTTTTATTGAAAGTCCACTCTATAAAATATATGGTCTTGATAAACGCATGAATATAAAACTTGCATCAATGCTTTTTGATTATGCCAAAGAGCGAAAAGCAGCCGGACGTGTAATCACACCAGAATTGTGGAGATTGGTTGCACCTTATGCTGAAAGTTCTGTTTTAGAAAGTATAAAACAAATGTTTGAACAGGAATTAATTCATAAATTCTCAGCAGCCCTGTTTTGCTCTTCCTGTAGCCTACCAGAGGCGAAAACATTAATTAAATCTTATCCTCAGCTTATGGAAAGAATTAAAGAAGAAAAAATCAATTGGGATGAAATTGGTAAAAAATGGTTTCATAAAATTTAAAAATAGAATAATGACAAAAAAAATGATGTTTATCGATCCGCATGTTCATATGGTATCACGAACTACTGATGATTATGAAGCTATGTATAAAGCAGGAATAGTTGCAATTATAACCTTTTGCATCAATTAAATCAAGCCAATGGATTGCAGAAGCCTCAAAAATTGTTGAACATATTTATTCACCAACCTTAACCTTAATTTATCTTCCTCATCTTGACTATAATCTTCAACGTTTGGGTACTATTGATGCAAGAATTAACAAAGACCTTAAAGAAATAGATGAGGTGTGCCGTGATCTAATTACTTTTTATGAATTAAAAGGTACGCATGTAATCCTGGTTTCAGAATATGGAATTACAAAAGTAGAAAATCCAATTTCCATTAATAGGGAACATAGATAGCATGGCTTTATAAAAGTAAGGAAAGAAACGTGGTAAAGAACTTTTGGATGCAGGAGCAAGCAGAGCTTTTGCTGTTGCCGATCATCAAATTTCTCATATTTATATAAAGGATAAAAAAGATATTAAAAAGGTTAAAGAATTAATTGAAAATATTAAGGGAATTCATCAAGTAATGGGAGAAGAGGAATTAAGTATAAACTTTTTATTCCATGAACGATCAGGACAACTAATGGCAGTGGCAGATAATAATTCTTGGTTCACTTACTATTACTGGTTGGATGACAATAAAGCTCCTGATTTTGCTTGCACAGTGGATATTCACCGTAAACCGGGATATGCCCGTTGAGCTGTTTACTAATCCTAAAATTTCTCATTTAAACCTATTAGTGGCTGGTAAATTATTGAAAAAAAAACTGGGTTTTCGTACACTTATGGATATCATTCCACTGGATGCTTCATTGGTTAAAGGTTCCTATGGTCGAATTCCAGAATCGAAAAATGATTGGCCCATTATAATTTCTAAAAACTAAACATACAATCCTCTTTTTCAATTGATTCTAAAGATGTTTTTGATATACTTTTATCTTCTATAAACAACATGGATTATAATACAAAATAACTTAAATAAAAAAACATGCGCACTG
The genomic region above belongs to Bacteroidota bacterium and contains:
- a CDS encoding EboA domain-containing protein; protein product: MLSRQISNTGINWLNTVIYDLETNYTESSFMQWYSLVPRFTGTEKLFVSEKDTLDANKIRKGWHITNLTIDQTTRILLVLNAFQGNISEYNKTLNKILSSGDLKEIDALFSALPLLPFPKEQCELALAGKRTNISSLFDRIALNNPFPSEYLDDDNWNQMILKAVFIESPLYKIYGLDKRMNIKLASMLFDYAKERKAAGRVITPELWRLVAPYAESSVLESIKQMFEQELIHKFSAALFCSSCSLPEAKTLIKSYPQLMERIKEEKINWDEIGKKWFHKI
- a CDS encoding metallophosphoesterase: MKKTISMYLVAVFFLSQNILGQTFGVIGDYGVDKIPQLDVSNLMKSWNPDLIITVGDNNYQGGDSLTIDKNIGKYFHEYIYPYKGTYGLGGTINRFFPTLGNHDVRTADGKPYFDYFTLPGNERYYDFVWGDVHFFALNSDTTEIDGDSSASVQGQWLKNALESSISPWKIVYFHESPYTSEEYHRSQPRLQWPFVEWGATAVLTGHSHNYERIFVNGLTYMVNGLGGHGKRAFVDIIPESLVQYNQDYGAMKVVANNDSIVFMFINRADSLIDYYSINKNTEDINTKQLKPEIELKNFPNPFKISTRISFVSPSTGFAELKVYNLYGKEITTLLSENITFGKYEVQWMAENLQSGVYYYCLYFADFVKVVKAVIIN